A genomic window from Pseudomonas argentinensis includes:
- a CDS encoding DUF3140 domain-containing protein translates to MSELSEAQKKAIRSDFKDAVNMPPSRLRRWLHAADSKRVGMTKGGRKVESAGDGQSVGHQMGERILEIKGKRVAQLEADDYQAMRKVIGYVHRHLKQRPAGDVEDSRWRQSLMNWGHDPLKA, encoded by the coding sequence ATGAGCGAGTTGAGCGAAGCCCAGAAAAAAGCCATTCGCAGCGATTTCAAGGACGCGGTGAATATGCCGCCATCACGCCTGCGCCGCTGGTTGCATGCTGCCGACAGCAAGCGCGTGGGCATGACCAAGGGCGGCCGCAAGGTGGAGTCCGCGGGCGACGGCCAGTCGGTCGGCCACCAGATGGGCGAGCGCATTCTAGAGATCAAAGGTAAACGCGTGGCCCAATTGGAGGCGGACGACTACCAGGCGATGCGCAAGGTGATCGGCTACGTGCACCGCCATCTCAAACAGCGCCCGGCCGGTGACGTGGAAGACAGCCGCTGGCGCCAGTCGCTGATGAACTGGGGCCACGACCCGCTCAAGGCCTGA